AAATAggaatctggacttcactgcagtggAGCCACCAGGCGGAATAGGTGCAATAAGgtaacagtccaaggtcagggcaggcagtgaggCGTTACTATGGAGATCAGGCAGCGGAGCGTCAGAATCTGAAAATCAGCCAGTGGTCAGTACACGGGTAGACACAGAACACCTTTGAAGGAACTAGCAAGCTAGGAAACCTATTGCTAAAATAGAAAGAAATGTCTCTCAATGTGTTATAGGGTACTTATCGGCGCTGCAAGTTCACCGCGTGACGTGGGTCAAGTTCACATAAAGTTCAAGCGAAAGTAAATGGTGGTCGCGCTGCCCAATGCACAGGAGTCCACCCAACCAGAGATATATCGGGTTATCAAGGAGGaattattatatgttttatgcCTTTTAACATATACGATTttgtaaatataataaatactttTGGGAAACCAATCCTGTTGGAACTTCACTATTGTGCACCACAATTTCATTACAGCGGTTTTTGGATGCCAATTGGTGTATCGACCCCTGGATTCATTGTGTGGCTTTACTTTCGTAGGAAACCTATTGCGCCTGCACCCTCCCACTGGATTAAGTGCATGAAATTCCCCAGAGttaccagccattggctggtgaaaATTAGGACATATATGAGCTAGCTTCAAGAGCTGGGGAGAGAGCACACATGTGCCCTATGGGCAGAAGGAGGGCTAGCTGGCGAATGCAGGCTGAGGCCTGGCACAGAGGAGGGAGAAGAGGACATTGGCGACCAGTCTCGCTGCAAGGAAGATAGGATATTTTTCAAAGACTGACAGTGAAATTTTGACTTGAACTTCAGGATAAAGCCACTTGCAGGTTTTCTGCTGTGAACCTATTACAACAGATCTGGTGGAAATCCAACAAACAAAAACCCAAAAGGAGCTGGATTCTGCTACAGCATTGCTGTGGGCTGCGCTGTAAAAAGATAATGGCAGAACCCACAGTAGAACTGACAAGCTGCAGGTTAAAACCAGCAGTGCAACTCGGTTTAGAGAGAaagcatgtggatgagatttttaaACTATCATCCACTTGTACTGTAAATGCTGAGGGACTTGTGCCTGAAATTTCATGGCAGAGAATCCACTGCATGCATGCCATGTGTGTTTGGCCCGGAAGGAGATACTGCATCAGTACTTGAAACCAGCAGTATGTGTACTAGAATGTAATGGCAAAAGGGGAACATGTTCAGAAACTTGGCATTAAGTATTCAATTTCCTTGCAGTGCCACCACAAGTCAAATGAAGCATTACAACATGCCCATTcaaatccatgtgctgtccgtgtaATGcaagacaggacaggtcctccaaagCAAGAGATGTAACCAATGTCCACTATAAGAAATCAGGATCTTGAAATCATGATTCATGAATTCCATAATAAGGTATATGAGCACGTGTTTTTTAAACTGCACAACCTCTTCAAAAAGTCCTAACTCTACTGGTGGTATACAGGTACAATTCACATAGCATGTATTATTTGACTAGACTAATAAAGAGCTACATTTGGGAACAGCATCAGTAGTTATGTGTATATATGGTGAAACCCCAGATTAGTGTACCCCACTGCCTTTACAACGACACTGAAAAGACaagtgctgtccttaattcaCCAGAGAATAGCAGCGTCCACCTTAGGCCTGGGCAGTGCCTTCAAACCCTGATATTTaaattaaaaggggttctctgggcttttaatattgattacctatccttagggtagggcatcaatatcagatcggtgggggtccgacgcctggcacccccgccgatcagctgtatgaggagacggcgcgcgcagtgtgcatgcgtcgtctctcttcctgtccgctgctgtatgtctatgacaAAGACTATAGACAGCAGCGGTGAGCAGAAAGAGAGATGGGAGACAGCACTGTGCTGGACCCCCGCCGAcctattattgatgacctatcctgaggataggtcatcaattttaaaagcccagagaaaccctttaagaaaaggGCAAGCTGACAGAGGTGCAAAATGTTTCAGCTTTTAGTTTTTCCCCCCAAATGTATAATGAACTAAGACAAAtgtcagctgtcaatcactgagtaggaccgcccacctgaCTACTGAGCTCAGTTTAAGCAGACATTTAAATGTTTTACTATACATCAAttgcttagctcctcctgctctagaacaagCTTCCTGCATAATGCACTGCATTtatatggtgacaggttctctgaaCATTGgaaaataaattacaaaattaTATGTGATCTAaattcatataaatcacagacaaAAAAGTATCAGATTTGACATCGCATTTGAGTGTGTTCGCAATTTTGTAGCTCATAGCCACAGCATTATTGGCCATTAGTGTGGATTCACATGTTGTGTACTGTTACATAGATGACAAATCATCCATGAAATCCAAGCAAAGTGGCAAATCTGCAGGAAGAATAAAAAACATGCAAGAAGTGCATTTTTGTGGGCAGAGTTGATCAAGGAGTAAAACTATGAACTGTATGAATCTACGCTTATTATCACACCTTACCAATTATTACAACAATCGAATATACAGAAATCGCTCATTTGCTGCTCCAGTTGGAGCAATATACATTGTGATAGCTTTAGGGCAGGTATAATGCTAAAGTAATTAAGACATGCGGTTTAGGATCCATGCACATAACATCGCTGAAAAGTTATCACAGACCTATAAGAACACTGCAAGGCACTGTATTCTCCACAGGAACATGAATGCATTATTATTTTAATGGGTCCTTGCTGCATccatgagaaaaaaacaaaaaaactctttgTACTTACAAATAAAATCATAGGcatatggaggtacagtatgACCGAACAACAGCTTGTTACAGACAACACAGATCTACAATAAAGCCATATGTATGAAATATTAATGTTTAAGTTCAGTTCTACAGCAGCTTATTATGGACAATTTTATGTGTCTATGATAGATACGTGTCCCGACCCGGCTGTCCTGAACTTTCAGCATTAGATCCATGATGATGTTAGTTTGAGCAAATAAACCCACGGTCGATCTAGGGCTGTGGGTAACGTCCGTGAAATCTGGGTTTTCTGTACTATCCAGTTTATCTTTCGCTATGCTCAGTGGCCATCTCAGATCAACACATTAGGGCCGTTTTTACACAAACtagtccattgcaggaatcacactacgtgtgtgagtgtgatcctccgttcTAGACTTGCAGAAGCGCACgccattatcatgatttataatgctgtgtgcctctgcatgaccttacttctacagaatcaCAGTGACCGCTTTATGTCAGTACGATTCTGTAGCaggaaggtcaagcagaggcacacagcattataaatcatcataatgccatgcgctcctgcaagtccagaacagaGGATCACGCTCACACCCAATGGACTAACACGCCCTAAAATGTCCTTTCAGGCAGTCTCTGCTACTGCCTGTTGTGACATTAAGCGTCCTGATAAATAGGACCATGCAAGATACTCGATGAGTGTTGAATGGTTGCTTCACCAACTATGGCATCAAAACGTGCAATTGCATCACTTCATGCTGTATGTCTGACTGGGTGGGAGAGTATGTCGAGAGGACCACTTTAATATTTTTCACTGATTACATCACAAATAAATTAGTTCTTTTTGCATCTTTTATTTTATTAGAAACATTTGTTCACCCATCCTCATCACTGCTGCTCCAGGCATCTTGAAATGCAGGATGAAGATGTACCTGTGACCTTGAATTttcactgtcatcatcaggaaGAGGTTCCCGTACTGCAGGAATCCATGCTAGAACATTACAGTCTTTGCTGCCACTGTAAAGCTCCTGGAAGGGAGGCTGAAACACACAACAGTTCACGtcattataatgcccccttagtacACTTATCTTTTGACCTGAATGGATGGTATACAAACCAATTGTACTGTCATATGGTACAAAGACAAACTCTGGGCTACAGCCCACTGAAACGGTAAACTTGACACCTTTTCTACTGTCATTTGAAACTTTGCCATAATTGACCAAAGTGTTTTCCCCTGTGGCGCTGTTCCACAGACGCATCCTGTCATCTGTGCCAAGGGTCAGAAGATGCAGCCCATCACTTGTAAAGCACAACCCATTCACTCTTCCATTGTGGGCAGTGTTTGTAGCTTCTGCAGAAGATTTGGACTTTTCACCGTTGTGCTGGTCCAACGTTATCAGGCAGCCAGATGCTTTGCGGACATCCCACAGTTTAACCCGGCTGTCGGCGCTCGCAGTAGCCAAGATATAGTCATATCTTGGAGACCAGCAGACAGAGAGGACTTCCCCTCTATGACCCTGTAATATATGTGTACTGGAGCCAGATTTCAAGTCACAGAGCTGCACTTTAGGATTTTTTGTCCCAACGGCTATTAAACTATGCTTCGTTGCCACTGGAGACATGTGGTGGCTATAAACATTCCCATCGAACTGAAAGACCTCTGCCAGTTGTAAGGAATTAGTGTCCCAGATTTTCAGAGTCTTGTCAAATGAACTTGATGAAAACATGCCAGTGTCATGCGAGTACCACTGGACCGTCTCTACACTAAACTTGTGGACATCAGGGTGGCCTTTGCCCACTTTACCAAGCGCTTTGCATGTGTAAGAGGGCGTCTGACTAAAACTTTCGAGGTCATAAAGAACAATGATCCCATCCGCGCCCCCGGACAGCATATATCGCCCTTCCACTGCTTCTATGTCAAGAGTGTTAATTCCATTTTCATGCATTCGTTCAACATCTCGGTCTTTATTCAGCTCCAAGCTCAGCACCCTTCGTGTGCATTCTGCCCGCCTGAGACGAACGGGGCTATCTATACCGCAGACTCTGGACCAGAGAAATCCTATCATTTTCTAGAAAAATGTCATGAAATAATACGATAAATAATACAGAGGAAAAGAGAGGAAGCCTGCCAGTACAGCCCAGAGGAGGTGATCGCCCGCAGGCAGCAGCTTCTTGTTGTCCCCTGCAAGAAAAACAGGAATGTCACATAGTAAGAGACCAGACATAGAAAGCAGTAACTTGATAACCTacttggtaaaaaaataaataaaaaaatatctcccaaATATTCCAGCAAGTCACATATATGATATAGGTCTCCGTCAGTATTTATAAGCCGAAACACAGAAGAGGCGCAGATATTTCTATTATACTTTTCTCtgtaggctccactcctggtcttGGCTTTCAAATACCGACTGTGTGAACGTGGCGATAAGCACCCAGTACACACGAGGAGCCCCCTGCACGATACCTCCTAGAGTCCTGCGGCCACACTCATAGTGAAAACAACGGCAGGAGAACGCTCTCCTTTTCCCGCTCCGCTTCCGGCTCCAGTGGATGACGTCACTCGCCCTGCGCCAAGACAGCACTAGTTGTTGCCGAGCGACTGACGTCATCCCGGCGCGCCCTCTCTCCTCCGTGCTTGTGTCTCTCGGCGAGCACCTTCCGCTAAGTGTGCGTGTGCCAGTGTGTACTCCAGCCGCGGCCGGACTCCGTGCTGATAGGTAACCCCTAGCAGGTGACTCCCGCTCCGTGCTTTTCGGTACCGGCCAGACTTGCagggtgtgtgtatatgtgcGTCCTGTCTCAGTGTGTTTGTGTACATATGTCTGCTCCTCGTAGTGTGCGTGTGGGGATACATTTATTGCGGGGTTACTCTCTTCCACTGTTCCGTCTGGTACCACTTACAGGCTGTAGGCATCAGTCCACACACTGCTCTAGAGCTGGGAGTACCGCTGTAGTCAGCAGTGCGGCTTCCATACTCCACGTTTGAGGGGGGGTCCTGGTTGTAAAGCTGACATCACACATGTGCTAAGCCCCCAGTCTACAAGGCAGGGGGTAGGTGGAGACCTCAGGGGATGGGTTCCCTACCTGTTGGGAAGAGGGTGTGCACatgagctcttaaaggggttgtccaggctttttaacatggatgacctatactcagcataggtcatcaatgtcagattggcGGGTTTCCGCCACCGATCATCTGTACGGGGAGATGGCGCGCACGTGCCGTCCCACTTATCTCTTCCTGTCCATAGATACTAGAGAGGACATatgagagcagtgatggctatAGCCTTCTGTGTGTAGGGGCAAGTGTCCAGGTCAGTCAGGGATTTTCAGCAGAATCCAGGAGCCTGCACAGAGATTAGGTGTTTTTGCGctaaatcaggcatgctcaacctgcggctctccagctgtggtaaaactacaactcccacaatgccctgctgtagtctgatagctgtaggctgttcaagcatgctgggagttgtagtttggcaacagctggagggccgcaggttgagtatgCCTGCACTAAATcattgatcaaacactgactgtgtgacagCGGCCTGCatggtccacaaaatacagataactTCCATGTGTATTCCatatttgtctcactcccatcaatagaaaggactatTGTCCACAATGTGGAACAGAATAGGACCACAAAAAGTGCCGCCGTGTGCATGGCTCCATGGAAGTGAATTGGTCAGTGTCCACCGGCAAAAATTGCAGAGAGAtggaaaatacggttgtgtgcatgaggcctaggggCTGCAGTTGGGCATGGTAACATGGCATGCTGTGAAACAGTGGTGGGCAAcctcgcctcctcctcctctcttggGCAATACTAATTCCCAACATCACTGGACTGTCTCAGGTTCTCTGggcgtgctgggagttgtggttttacagCATCTGGAGGGGCAAAGCATGCAGACCACTGTGGTGAAATAAACCTTTTTGGTAGTACTATATAGTGGCATGACACCTTAACGGTTCATTCAGACGAACGATAGTCCTAACTAGGGGCTGTTCCAGTGTAGGCTACACTCCGAATGAACACTgactcaagtcaatgggtcagctcACAAGTGATTTTCAGCAGTGTATATGAGGTCACTTCACAGGCCAGTGAGCTGTTAGTCTGTAAGGCTGGGTGTCCTTGAACTTGCCCAACTGCAGTAGCCACATTTTTGTGGCTGTTTGTTGCAGGTGGGCAGTGTCTTGCTGCATGTAGCCGCCTCATCACAGCTACAAGGTGGAAATCATTTAGCAATCCTAcaagcgattgttgggaaggaagtgtcttctgggcaatcgcctgctcgctagcagaggagacgGCTGCATttgcatgcagtgatctcctccacagcatggggagtaGCAATCtttatgccattgctcgtccccgtGCTGTTTAGTGGTTTGTTGGCAGCAGATCGTGGTTAGagagcacgatctgctgctggcaacttTTTTTTCAATAAGCGTGTTGAAAGATCACGATTGCCTGATGAACTAGCGTTTGCTCGTTCATTCAGTAATTGGTGGTAATATTAGACTGCCCAGATAGGTAGGGATCTaaaacccagcacccccaccgatcagcagtttgaagagactgcagcactTGTAAGAGCGCtgtcttctcttcattgtttacttgcTCGCTGTCGACATTGCAACGGTAAGCAGGTATAATTAAAACTGTctcattcacgtctatgggatggtgtcttcctattcaagtgaacactacagagccgtcccaatGGGACAGCTTACTTGTAATAACACCTGCTCACCATTGGAGTTgcgacagcaagcaggtaaacaatgaagagaaagtagcgtttgtatgagcgctgcgttctcttcaaacagctgatcggcaggggtgtcgaaCTCCTgccaatctgatgttgatgacctattctgaggataggtcatcaatgttaaaatagcatacaacccctttaagaaatatcaAGATC
This portion of the Bufo gargarizans isolate SCDJY-AF-19 chromosome 1, ASM1485885v1, whole genome shotgun sequence genome encodes:
- the ERCC8 gene encoding DNA excision repair protein ERCC-8, with the translated sequence MIGFLWSRVCGIDSPVRLRRAECTRRVLSLELNKDRDVERMHENGINTLDIEAVEGRYMLSGGADGIIVLYDLESFSQTPSYTCKALGKVGKGHPDVHKFSVETVQWYSHDTGMFSSSSFDKTLKIWDTNSLQLAEVFQFDGNVYSHHMSPVATKHSLIAVGTKNPKVQLCDLKSGSSTHILQGHRGEVLSVCWSPRYDYILATASADSRVKLWDVRKASGCLITLDQHNGEKSKSSAEATNTAHNGRVNGLCFTSDGLHLLTLGTDDRMRLWNSATGENTLVNYGKVSNDSRKGVKFTVSVGCSPEFVFVPYDSTIGLYTIHSGQKISVLRGHYNDVNCCVFQPPFQELYSGSKDCNVLAWIPAVREPLPDDDSENSRSQVHLHPAFQDAWSSSDEDG